The following proteins come from a genomic window of Methanosarcina sp. MTP4:
- a CDS encoding DNA double-strand break repair nuclease NurA: protein MTLEPVHMRKISELAKRIDRSFEYEEPKTADDIYKLLEELKIDGKVILRAVDRLFRGMVRTALMAQCEDPYPVTYACDSGSTNPKTYDSGLFVDFCHCALAATPTDLDVQRYRTIVCAAYSSSQKVAMQSTEGWEEFDEGMGRAKLVRIAPDELKKKASDMVHSLAMYLAESEHILHMKDRLDPAGFFIMDGPIYPKQLMYWVVLGDEEVQLRRNDDARKALQNYIDIMDHFLEKRVPVIGFVKNPLDMQIMDTVRKKGAGFDLPWMLDTQFFRNVLSLEKGANGGFGQGTENCRNGKTGHANNGSGNAYIAYTNWFQQPNRFYEKLLNGTSPLAAGDKLRDGLRHKFPPEDYALCFFMLYVPSKDVVFKVEAPYGLVKDDFLRMQITKKVLFDLSLHGFPLTLTKADHVAKIRKVERNEIDKFFENMNPDTDYNDLRWGNISEV, encoded by the coding sequence ATGACCCTTGAGCCCGTGCATATGCGGAAGATCTCGGAGCTGGCAAAACGGATTGACCGGTCGTTTGAGTATGAGGAGCCGAAGACGGCGGATGATATTTATAAGCTGCTTGAGGAGTTGAAGATAGACGGGAAGGTTATCCTGAGGGCGGTTGACCGGCTTTTCCGGGGGATGGTCAGGACGGCGCTGATGGCGCAGTGCGAGGACCCGTATCCGGTGACTTATGCGTGCGACAGCGGGAGTACGAACCCCAAGACATATGACAGCGGGCTTTTTGTTGATTTTTGTCACTGTGCGCTGGCGGCGACGCCTACGGACCTGGACGTTCAGCGGTACAGGACTATCGTGTGTGCGGCTTATTCTTCTTCCCAGAAGGTGGCAATGCAGTCGACCGAGGGCTGGGAAGAATTTGATGAAGGGATGGGGCGGGCAAAGCTGGTCAGGATTGCACCGGATGAGCTGAAGAAGAAAGCTTCGGATATGGTGCACAGCCTGGCCATGTACCTTGCGGAGTCCGAGCACATCCTTCATATGAAGGACCGGCTGGACCCTGCGGGCTTTTTCATCATGGACGGGCCGATTTATCCGAAGCAGCTCATGTACTGGGTGGTGCTGGGGGACGAGGAAGTCCAGCTCCGCCGGAATGATGATGCCCGGAAGGCTCTCCAGAATTACATTGATATCATGGACCATTTCCTGGAAAAAAGGGTCCCTGTAATCGGGTTCGTGAAAAATCCCCTCGACATGCAGATTATGGACACGGTCCGGAAAAAAGGGGCGGGCTTTGACCTGCCCTGGATGCTCGATACCCAGTTCTTCAGGAACGTCCTCTCCCTGGAAAAAGGTGCTAATGGAGGGTTCGGGCAGGGAACCGAAAATTGCAGGAATGGTAAAACAGGACATGCAAATAACGGTTCCGGAAATGCTTACATCGCTTATACAAACTGGTTCCAGCAGCCCAACAGGTTCTATGAGAAGCTGCTGAACGGGACTTCTCCCCTGGCGGCAGGCGACAAGCTCCGGGACGGGCTCCGGCACAAATTCCCGCCGGAAGATTACGCTTTATGCTTTTTCATGCTCTACGTCCCTTCAAAGGACGTGGTCTTCAAAGTGGAAGCCCCTTACGGGCTTGTAAAAGACGATTTCCTGCGGATGCAGATTACCAAAAAAGTGCTCTTCGACCTCTCTTTGCACGGCTTTCCCCTGACCCTCACGAAAGCAGACCACGTGGCAAAAATCCGGAAGGTGGAGCGGAATGAGATCGATAAATTCTTTGAAAACATGAATCCAGATACCGATTACAATGACCTGCGATGGGGTAATATAAGTGAAGTTTGA